The Canis lupus dingo isolate Sandy chromosome 26, ASM325472v2, whole genome shotgun sequence genome has a segment encoding these proteins:
- the LOC112676464 gene encoding N-lysine methyltransferase KMT5A isoform X5 — protein sequence MARGRKMSKPRAVEAAAAAAAVAATAPGPEMVERRGPGRPRTDGENVFTGQSKIYSYMSPNKCSGMRSPLQEENSVAHHEVKCQGKPLAGLCRKREEKRNSGNAVRSAMKSEEQKLKDARRGPLAPFPNQKSEAAEPPKTPTSSCDPPITAIAKQALKKPIKGKQAPRKKAQGKTQQNRKLTDFYPVRRSSRKSKAELQSEERKRIDELIESGKEEGMKIDLIDGKGRGVIATKQFSRGEFVVEYHGDLIEITDAKKREALYAQDPSTGCYMYYFQYLSKTYCVDATRETNRLGRLINHSKCGNCQTKLHDIDGVPHLILIASRDIKAGEELLYDYGDRSRASIEAYPWLKH from the exons GCAGGAAGATGTCCAAGCCCCGCGCggtggaggcggcggcggcggcggcggcggtggcagcGACGGCCCCGGGCCCGGAGATGGTGGAGCGgaggggcccggggaggcccCGCACCGACGGG GAGAATGTATTTACCGGGCAATCAAAGATCTATTCCTACATGAGCCCCAACAAATGCTCTGGAATGCGTTCCCCCCTTCAGGAAGAGAACTCAGTTGCACATCACGAAGTCAAATGCCAGGGGAAGCCATTAGCTGGACTCTGCAGGAAACGAGAAG agaaaagaaacagtGGGAACGCAGTACGGAGCGCCATGAAGTCTGAGGAACAGAAGCTCAAAGACGCCAGGAGAGGTCCCCTGGCACCTTTTCCAAACCAAAAATCTGAAGCAGCAGAACCTCCAAAAACTCCGACCTCGTCTTGTGATCCTCCCATTACGGCTATCGCCAAGCAAGCCCTGAAGAAGCCCATCAAGGGCAAACAGGCTCCTCGGAAAAA AGCTCAAGGAAAAACACAACAGAATCGCAAACTCACGGATTTCTACCCCGTGCGAAGGAGCTCCAGGAAGAGCAAAGCTGAGCTGCAG tctgaagaaaggaaaagaatagacgAGTTGATTGAaagtgggaaggaagaaggaatgaag ATTGACCTCATTGATGGCAAGGGCAGGGGTGTGATCGCCACCAAGCAGTTCTCCCGGGGCGAGTTTGTGGTAGAGTACCACGGGGACCTCATCGAGATCACCGATGCCAAGAAGCGGGAGGCTTTGTATGCACAAGACCCCTCCACGGGCTGCTACATGTACTATTTTCAGTATCTGAGCAAAACCTACTG CGTGGATGCAACTAGAGAGACAAATCGCCTGGGAAGACTGATCAATCACAGtaaatgtgggaactgccaaacCAAACTGCACGACATTGACGGCGTGCCTCACCTCATCCTCATCGCCTCCCGAGACATCAAGGCTGGGGAGGAACTCCTGTACGACTATGGGGATCGCAGCCGGGCTTCTATCGAAGCGTACCCCTGGCTGAAGCATTAG
- the LOC112676464 gene encoding N-lysine methyltransferase KMT5A isoform X6, with translation MARGRKMSKPRAVEAAAAAAAVAATAPGPEMVERRGPGRPRTDGENVFTGQSKIYSYMSPNKCSGMRSPLQEENSVAHHEVKCQGKPLAGLCRKREEKRNSGNAVRSAMKSEEQKLKDARRGPLAPFPNQKSEAAEPPKTPTSSCDPPITAIAKQALKKPIKGKQAPRKKAQGKTQQNRKLTDFYPVRRSSRKSKAELQIDLIDGKGRGVIATKQFSRGEFVVEYHGDLIEITDAKKREALYAQDPSTGCYMYYFQYLSKTYCVDATRETNRLGRLINHSKCGNCQTKLHDIDGVPHLILIASRDIKAGEELLYDYGDRSRASIEAYPWLKH, from the exons GCAGGAAGATGTCCAAGCCCCGCGCggtggaggcggcggcggcggcggcggcggtggcagcGACGGCCCCGGGCCCGGAGATGGTGGAGCGgaggggcccggggaggcccCGCACCGACGGG GAGAATGTATTTACCGGGCAATCAAAGATCTATTCCTACATGAGCCCCAACAAATGCTCTGGAATGCGTTCCCCCCTTCAGGAAGAGAACTCAGTTGCACATCACGAAGTCAAATGCCAGGGGAAGCCATTAGCTGGACTCTGCAGGAAACGAGAAG agaaaagaaacagtGGGAACGCAGTACGGAGCGCCATGAAGTCTGAGGAACAGAAGCTCAAAGACGCCAGGAGAGGTCCCCTGGCACCTTTTCCAAACCAAAAATCTGAAGCAGCAGAACCTCCAAAAACTCCGACCTCGTCTTGTGATCCTCCCATTACGGCTATCGCCAAGCAAGCCCTGAAGAAGCCCATCAAGGGCAAACAGGCTCCTCGGAAAAA AGCTCAAGGAAAAACACAACAGAATCGCAAACTCACGGATTTCTACCCCGTGCGAAGGAGCTCCAGGAAGAGCAAAGCTGAGCTGCAG ATTGACCTCATTGATGGCAAGGGCAGGGGTGTGATCGCCACCAAGCAGTTCTCCCGGGGCGAGTTTGTGGTAGAGTACCACGGGGACCTCATCGAGATCACCGATGCCAAGAAGCGGGAGGCTTTGTATGCACAAGACCCCTCCACGGGCTGCTACATGTACTATTTTCAGTATCTGAGCAAAACCTACTG CGTGGATGCAACTAGAGAGACAAATCGCCTGGGAAGACTGATCAATCACAGtaaatgtgggaactgccaaacCAAACTGCACGACATTGACGGCGTGCCTCACCTCATCCTCATCGCCTCCCGAGACATCAAGGCTGGGGAGGAACTCCTGTACGACTATGGGGATCGCAGCCGGGCTTCTATCGAAGCGTACCCCTGGCTGAAGCATTAG
- the LOC112676464 gene encoding N-lysine methyltransferase KMT5A isoform X7, with protein sequence MGLAGLQENVFTGQSKIYSYMSPNKCSGMRSPLQEENSVAHHEVKCQGKPLAGLCRKREEKRNSGNAVRSAMKSEEQKLKDARRGPLAPFPNQKSEAAEPPKTPTSSCDPPITAIAKQALKKPIKGKQAPRKKAQGKTQQNRKLTDFYPVRRSSRKSKAELQSEERKRIDELIESGKEEGMKIDLIDGKGRGVIATKQFSRGEFVVEYHGDLIEITDAKKREALYAQDPSTGCYMYYFQYLSKTYCVDATRETNRLGRLINHSKCGNCQTKLHDIDGVPHLILIASRDIKAGEELLYDYGDRSRASIEAYPWLKH encoded by the exons ATGGGCCTGGCCGGGCTGCAG GAGAATGTATTTACCGGGCAATCAAAGATCTATTCCTACATGAGCCCCAACAAATGCTCTGGAATGCGTTCCCCCCTTCAGGAAGAGAACTCAGTTGCACATCACGAAGTCAAATGCCAGGGGAAGCCATTAGCTGGACTCTGCAGGAAACGAGAAG agaaaagaaacagtGGGAACGCAGTACGGAGCGCCATGAAGTCTGAGGAACAGAAGCTCAAAGACGCCAGGAGAGGTCCCCTGGCACCTTTTCCAAACCAAAAATCTGAAGCAGCAGAACCTCCAAAAACTCCGACCTCGTCTTGTGATCCTCCCATTACGGCTATCGCCAAGCAAGCCCTGAAGAAGCCCATCAAGGGCAAACAGGCTCCTCGGAAAAA AGCTCAAGGAAAAACACAACAGAATCGCAAACTCACGGATTTCTACCCCGTGCGAAGGAGCTCCAGGAAGAGCAAAGCTGAGCTGCAG tctgaagaaaggaaaagaatagacgAGTTGATTGAaagtgggaaggaagaaggaatgaag ATTGACCTCATTGATGGCAAGGGCAGGGGTGTGATCGCCACCAAGCAGTTCTCCCGGGGCGAGTTTGTGGTAGAGTACCACGGGGACCTCATCGAGATCACCGATGCCAAGAAGCGGGAGGCTTTGTATGCACAAGACCCCTCCACGGGCTGCTACATGTACTATTTTCAGTATCTGAGCAAAACCTACTG CGTGGATGCAACTAGAGAGACAAATCGCCTGGGAAGACTGATCAATCACAGtaaatgtgggaactgccaaacCAAACTGCACGACATTGACGGCGTGCCTCACCTCATCCTCATCGCCTCCCGAGACATCAAGGCTGGGGAGGAACTCCTGTACGACTATGGGGATCGCAGCCGGGCTTCTATCGAAGCGTACCCCTGGCTGAAGCATTAG